The DNA sequence ATGAAAGATGGTAAACCATCGCCAAGCATGAGCAAACAAATGGCACAAATGGCAGCTAAGCAGGAAATGCTTCGAAATGCCTTACGCAAAATGGACGAAGAGAAAAATAAAGATGGAACAAATCCTTTTGGAAACCTCAGTGAGATTCAAAAGCTAATGGAAGAAACTGAAGAGGATATTGTCAATAAAAATATTACAGAGGAAACGCTTAAACGCCAAAAAGAAATTGAAATTAGATTGATAGAAGCAGAAAAAGCAGAAAAAGAACAAGGTAAAGAGGAGAAACGTGAATCGAAATCTGCCCGGGAAATGTTTAATCAGAAGCCTCCTAGTTTAGAAGAATACATTAAAAGCAAAGAAAAGGAAATTGAATTGTTGCAAAATGTTCCTCCCAATCTAACACCCTATTATCGCATTAAAGTTAAAGAGTACTTCAGAATTTTATCAAACTAGATTCTCTTCTATCGGTCTCATTGCTTTTTACTCTTTATTAATTTTCCTCCATCTTTTTATTCTTTAAATCTTTTCATCTTTATTTTCAAGTCTTTTATCTTTTTTTCTACCTTTGCACATGGTACAACACTTTAAAATTTCCCCAAAATGATAGAAGAAAGTAAAAAATTTATTGGGAGAGGTCTAACCTATGATGACGTATTAGTTGTTCCGGCTTATTCGGAAGTACTACCCAGAGAAGTTAATACAAAAACGAAACTGACAAAAAATATTGATATCAATATACCCTTTGTTTCAGCAGCTATGGATACGGTAACTGAAACAGCTATGGCCATTGCAATTGCTCGAGAAGGGGGCATCGGTATTATTCATAAAAATATGTCTGTTGAAGAACAAGCTTTAATGGTCAAAAGGGTTAAACGATCGGAAAGCGGTGTAATCCAGGATCCTATTGTTTTAAATGAAGAAGCTACAATTGGCGAAGCCATTCAGTTAATGACCGAAAATTCTATATCAGGAATCCCCATTGTAGACGATAATCGGGTAGTTGTCGGCATACTAACAAACAGAGATATCTTTTTTGAAAAAGATTTTTCGAGAAATGTAAGAGAGGTTATGACAGGACAAGCTGGCTTAATAACAGCTCCTGCTGGTACAGATATTAAAGAGGCTGAAGAAATATTAAAGAATCACAAGGTAGAGAAATTACCTGTTATTGACAGTGAGGGCAAAATTCATGGCTTGTTTACTTTACGCGACATTAAGAAAACAAAAGATCATCCACTTGCCTGTAAAGATGAGTATGGCCGATTAAGAGTGGGTGCTGCCATAGGTGTTACAGAAAATGCACTGGAACATGCAGAAGCATTAGTAAATGCTGGTGTCGATGTATTAAGTGTAGATTCTGCTCACGGAAACTCCAAAAAAGTTCTCGATTTGATAGCAAGTGTTAAAAAGAAGTTTCCTAATATTCAGTTAATTGGTGGAAATGTCGCAGTTCCCGAAGGCGCACTTGCTTTGGTAAAGGCTGGAGTTGATGCAGTAAAAATAGGAATCGGGCCGGGTTCCATTTGTACAACGCGTGTTATTGCAGGAATTGGAGTTCCTCAATTAACGGCTGTTTATGAATGTGCTGAAGCCCTAAAAGATACGGGTATTCCTATTATTGCCGATGGTGGTATTCGCTACTCAGGCGATATCGTAAAAGCGATAGCAGCAGGAGCAAGCAGTGTAATGGCAGGTTCCTTATTTGCTGGTGTTGAAGAAGCACCCGGTGAAACAATAATTTATGAAGGTAGGAAATTCAAGCATTATCGTGGAATGGGATCTTTGGAAGCCATGAAAAAAGGTTCTGGAGATCGTTATTTTCAGGATCCTGAAGAAGAAATTAGCAAGTTGGTTCCTGAAGGTATTGTTGGTCGTGTTCCTTACAAAGGCACATTGAATGAAGTTTTATATCAATTTATTGGTGGACTAAAAGCAGGAATGGGTTATACGGGCTCTGCTACTATTGAAAATTTGCAACAGGCTAGTTTTATTCACATAACACCGGCAGGTGTGCGCGAAAGTCATCCACACGATATTATGATTACCAAAGAAGCTCCGAATTATAGTCCAAGATAATTCTTTCTTGACTAAATGTATAAACCCGACTTTCATTTGATTGTCGGGTTTTTTGTTTTGATATTATTTAATAAGCAGATGTTTGCTGTACCTCCAGAGATTTATTGATTTGCCTACTTGAAAAAAAGGATTAATCTTGATTGAAATTAATAACTTTCTCTGTAAATTGGCGGAGTGTTTCTTTTGAAAACAATATGATCAATGCTTTTGTAGGGATCACCCCAATTGTTTATACCTGACCCATAAAGCCAGATATTTAAAGTAAGGTGAATTGATAAATAACCGCGATTTGTCACAGAAAGAACACTTTAAAAGAATTGAACTTTAAATGAGTTTATAAATATTTGGGTCTACAAAATTAAAAATGTGCGGAGTCAGCACTAAAATCACTGACATCATATTATGAAAACTAGAATTATATTTTTAGTATTCTTACTTCTAAATGTCACTATTTCAATTCACAGCTATGCTCAGGATATTATTGTATTAAAAACTGGAGATGAGATAATGAGTATTGTCAAGGAGGTAGGCATTGATGCAATCACCTATAAAAAATTTGATAATCAGGAGGGTCCAATTTATAGCATTGAGAAATCAAAGGTGTTTATGATCAAATATCAAAATGGCTCTAAAGATGTATTTACTGAAGAACCTAAAATTGAAGAAAAGGATGTAAATAGTGGTGCAAATGCTCCTTCTCCAAAACCT is a window from the Bacteroidota bacterium genome containing:
- the guaB gene encoding IMP dehydrogenase codes for the protein MIEESKKFIGRGLTYDDVLVVPAYSEVLPREVNTKTKLTKNIDINIPFVSAAMDTVTETAMAIAIAREGGIGIIHKNMSVEEQALMVKRVKRSESGVIQDPIVLNEEATIGEAIQLMTENSISGIPIVDDNRVVVGILTNRDIFFEKDFSRNVREVMTGQAGLITAPAGTDIKEAEEILKNHKVEKLPVIDSEGKIHGLFTLRDIKKTKDHPLACKDEYGRLRVGAAIGVTENALEHAEALVNAGVDVLSVDSAHGNSKKVLDLIASVKKKFPNIQLIGGNVAVPEGALALVKAGVDAVKIGIGPGSICTTRVIAGIGVPQLTAVYECAEALKDTGIPIIADGGIRYSGDIVKAIAAGASSVMAGSLFAGVEEAPGETIIYEGRKFKHYRGMGSLEAMKKGSGDRYFQDPEEEISKLVPEGIVGRVPYKGTLNEVLYQFIGGLKAGMGYTGSATIENLQQASFIHITPAGVRESHPHDIMITKEAPNYSPR